In Alosa alosa isolate M-15738 ecotype Scorff River chromosome 19, AALO_Geno_1.1, whole genome shotgun sequence, a genomic segment contains:
- the LOC125284345 gene encoding paraneoplastic antigen Ma3 homolog, with amino-acid sequence MSLLERPNPNASCETHIPNNEADYETWRSNVGLLLRDTRQSDLHKSRKLLESLLSPAIDIVKHLTPETPPSVCLEILDSAFSTVEDGDDLFAKYLNTMQDSSEKPSAYLQRLQVMLNATLRRGGVSASEFDRQLLRQFVRGCWDNTLISELQLEQKKQNPPTFAELLLLLRTAEDRRASKATRMKHHLSASKPKVSSHYQGICVQYDEECSTSQSPSPSSEIQDLKKQIADLQTQLARVTQKGHRKNQAKPATKPKAPTPVVLRVQTPTPQSQAEKSTTSKRPKPWYCFRCGEDGHIKPQCDREPNPSLVATKGRLLKEKQQAWDAVNSTSEPEHF; translated from the exons ATGTCGCTCTTAGAAAGGCCAAATCCGAATGCGTCCTGTGAAACGCATAT ACCCAACAATGAGGCGGATTATGAGACCTGGCGCTCTAATGTGGGACTTCTTCTCAGAGACACTAGGCAATCAGACTTGCACAAGTCACGAAAGCTCCTCGAAAGCCTCTTGTCCCCTGCCATTGACATTGTGAAGCACCTGACACCTGAAACACCTCCAAGTGTATGTCTGGAGATCCTGGACTCTGCATTTAGCACCGTTGAAGATGGAGATGACCTGTTTGCAAAGTACCTTAATACGATGCAAGACAGTAGTGAGAAACCCTCAGCTTACCTTCAACGGCTGCAAGTGATGTTGAATGCCACCCTCAGGAGGGGGGGTGTTTCTGCAAGTGAGTTTGACAGGCAGCTTCTGAGACAGTTTGTCAGAGGTTGTTGGGACAACACCTTGATATCTGAGCTGCAACTGGAGCAGAAGAAGCAAAATCCACCTACCTTTGCAGAACTGCTCCTGTTACTCCGCACAGCAGAAGACAGGCGAGCTTCCAAAGCAACTCGCATGAAGCACCACCTCAGTGCCTCAAAACCCAAGGTGTCATCCCATTACCAAGGCATTTGTGTGCAGTATGATGAAGAATGCAGTACATCACAGTCACCTTCTCCTTCATCAGAGATCCAAGATCTGAAAAAGCAAATAGCTGATTTACAAACCCAGCTCGCACGTGTCACACAGAAAGGTCACAGAAAGAACCAAGCTAAGCCAGCCACCAAACCAAAGGCGCCCACACCGGTTGTTCTGAGAGTTCAGACTCCCACACCTCAAAGCCAAGCTGAAAAAAGCACCACCAGCAAGAGACCAAAGCCCTGGTATTGCTTCAGATGTGGAGAGGACGGACATATCAAACCACAGTGTGACCGTGAACCAAACCCCTCTCTGGTAGCCACAAAGGGAAGACTGCTGAAAGAAAAGCAGCAAGCATGGGATGCTGTGAACAGCACTTCAGAGCCTGAGCATTTTTAG